Genomic window (Herpetosiphonaceae bacterium):
GAGTACACATCGTCCTCGGCGTGGATCGCCCGTCCATCAAGGTCGGGTGGGATAGGCACACCCAGGAGATCAAGGATTGTCGGAGCTACATCCAGAATGCTCAACGCCGCGAAGCGGCCCAGCGCCGGAATATTCGGTCCGGCCATCGCCAGAAATCCCAGATTCGCGTGGCTGGCATCGTCGGCTCCGAGCTCTGTGATCGGCGTGATCAGTTTGGCGTGGCCGAGCTGGTCTGAGGTGAGATAGCGCAGCTCGTCGAACTGCACAAAGAGATCGGGGCAGCGATCAGCCTGCGAGCCGCTGTAAACATCTCGCCGCCGGATCGTCGTCACCGGCAGAGGCTGGCTGTCGGCGGTGGTTAGCTCGCTAAGGCCCGCCTGCAACTCCGCCAGCAGCCGATCGACCTCGCTGGTCGGGACGCAGCCCTGAGGCTCGCGGCCCTGTACGTTAAGGTAGATCTGCCCGCCCCAGCCACGGGCCCACGCGCGGGTGCGGCTCCAATCGATCGGAGCCTTGGCGAGTGGCGTCGGGCCGTCAATCGGCTGATCCAGGTGTAGATACCCGTTCTCGATGAGCCATTGGTTGAGGTTAACTTTGCCGTTGAGCCGTTGAATGCCGTGGTCGCTGGCGATGATCACGACAGTATCCGGCCCGGCGTGTTGCAGTAAGTCGCCAATGCGCTCGTCGCAGTAGCGGTAATGGTCGCGAATCGCATCGGCGTAGCGTGGGTCGGCATCGTACCGACCGTGGGCCGGGTCCAGGTAGCGCATGAAATAATGCCCGACCCGATCGGTGCCCATCGCGACCATAAAGAGGAGGTCCCAATCTGTGGTTTGCATCAGATGGCGCGTGATGTCGAAGCGCTGGCGATCCATTTCCCGAATGTTGCGCAGCAGCTCGTCCCGATCAATATCTCTGGCCTGCTCCGGCACGGCGGCGTCCAGCACGTAGGGCGAGCTTGTCTGTGCCAGAAGGTGGGATTGCAGCTCCGGCGGCGATACGATCGGCTTGCTGAGCGACGGAGCCATGAAGCACGCCACGCTGATACCGCCCGCGAT
Coding sequences:
- a CDS encoding alkaline phosphatase family protein; amino-acid sequence: MTRVLVIGLDALSPDLVERWLSDLPNIRRLMQGGIYGPLQSITQPITPAAWTAMISGRDPGHFGFTDFTYRVGMSYTDFRLVHSRVIRVPTLYSLLSEAGRRVAAIGVPICYPPVDIAGGISVACFMAPSLSKPIVSPPELQSHLLAQTSSPYVLDAAVPEQARDIDRDELLRNIREMDRQRFDITRHLMQTTDWDLLFMVAMGTDRVGHYFMRYLDPAHGRYDADPRYADAIRDHYRYCDERIGDLLQHAGPDTVVIIASDHGIQRLNGKVNLNQWLIENGYLHLDQPIDGPTPLAKAPIDWSRTRAWARGWGGQIYLNVQGREPQGCVPTSEVDRLLAELQAGLSELTTADSQPLPVTTIRRRDVYSGSQADRCPDLFVQFDELRYLTSDQLGHAKLITPITELGADDASHANLGFLAMAGPNIPALGRFAALSILDVAPTILDLLGVPIPPDLDGRAIHAEDDVYSDEDEAALTSRLRTLYLE